A region from the Pseudomonas cucumis genome encodes:
- the nusB gene encoding transcription antitermination factor NusB, with translation MISDDSDRFNPRDPKPADAGKPSKSVKRREARQLATQALYQWHMAKQSLNEIEAQFRVDNDFSDVDGAYFREILHGVPAQKDRIDAALAPCLDITIEELDPVELAVLRLSTWELLERVDVPYRVVINEGIELAKVFGSTDGHKFVNGVLDKLAPRLREAEVKAFKR, from the coding sequence GTGATTAGCGACGATAGCGATCGTTTCAACCCGCGCGATCCAAAGCCTGCGGATGCCGGCAAGCCATCGAAAAGCGTCAAGCGTCGCGAAGCCCGTCAGCTCGCGACTCAGGCGCTGTACCAATGGCATATGGCCAAGCAGTCGCTGAACGAGATCGAAGCGCAGTTCCGGGTCGATAACGATTTCAGCGATGTCGACGGCGCCTACTTCCGTGAAATCCTGCATGGGGTTCCGGCACAGAAGGACCGGATCGATGCCGCACTGGCGCCATGCCTGGACATCACCATCGAAGAGCTGGACCCGGTTGAACTGGCGGTTCTGCGCCTGTCCACCTGGGAACTGCTCGAGCGTGTCGACGTGCCGTACCGCGTTGTGATCAACGAAGGTATCGAACTGGCCAAGGTCTTCGGTTCCACGGACGGCCACAAGTTCGTCAACGGCGTGCTCGACAAGCTGGCTCCGCGTCTGCGTGAAGCTGAAGTGAAGGCGTTCAAGCGCTAA
- the ribH gene encoding 6,7-dimethyl-8-ribityllumazine synthase has product MTLKTIEGTFIAPKGRYALVVGRFNSFVVESLVSGAVDALVRHGVSESDITIIRAPGAFEIPLVAQKVAQKGEFAAIIALGAVIRGGTPHFEYVAGECTKGLAQVSMEFGVPVAFGVLTVDSIEQAIERSGTKAGNKGAEAALSALEMVSLLAQLEAK; this is encoded by the coding sequence ATGACCCTGAAGACCATCGAAGGTACCTTCATCGCCCCTAAAGGCCGCTACGCTCTGGTAGTGGGCCGTTTCAACAGCTTCGTCGTTGAAAGCCTGGTCAGCGGTGCAGTTGATGCCCTGGTTCGCCATGGCGTGAGCGAAAGCGACATCACCATCATCCGTGCGCCTGGCGCCTTCGAAATCCCGCTGGTTGCGCAGAAAGTCGCTCAGAAGGGCGAGTTCGCGGCAATCATCGCCTTGGGCGCAGTCATTCGTGGCGGTACTCCGCACTTCGAATACGTGGCGGGCGAATGCACCAAGGGCCTGGCCCAGGTGTCCATGGAGTTCGGCGTACCGGTCGCTTTCGGCGTACTGACCGTTGATTCCATCGAACAAGCCATCGAACGTTCCGGCACCAAGGCCGGTAACAAAGGTGCTGAAGCTGCCCTGTCCGCTCTGGAAATGGTCAGCCTGCTGGCGCAGTTGGAGGCCAAGTGA
- the ribBA gene encoding bifunctional 3,4-dihydroxy-2-butanone-4-phosphate synthase/GTP cyclohydrolase II: MALNSIEELVEDIRQGKMVILMDDEDRENEGDLIMAAECCQPEHINFMAKHARGLICMPMSRERCELLKLPLMAPRNGSGFGTKFTVSIEAAEGVTTGISAADRARTVQAAAAKDAKAEDIVSPGHIFPLMAQAGGTLARAGHTEAACDLARMAGFEPSGVICEVMNDDGTMSRRAELEAFAAEHNIKIGTIADLIHYRMIHERTVQRIAEQPLDSELGQFNLVTYRDSVEGDVHMALTLGTVCAEEPTLVRVHNMDPLRDLLMVKQPGRWSLRAAMAAVAEAGSGVVLLLGHPLDGDVLLAHIRETADHSAVKKPTTYSIVGAGSQILRDLGVRKMRLMSAPMKFNAISGFDLEVVEYVPSE, from the coding sequence GTGGCGCTCAATAGCATCGAAGAACTGGTTGAAGACATCCGCCAAGGCAAGATGGTCATCCTCATGGATGACGAAGACCGCGAGAACGAAGGCGACCTGATCATGGCCGCCGAGTGCTGCCAGCCTGAACACATCAACTTCATGGCCAAGCACGCCCGTGGCCTGATCTGCATGCCGATGAGCCGCGAGCGCTGCGAACTGCTCAAGCTGCCGTTGATGGCGCCACGCAACGGTTCCGGTTTCGGCACCAAGTTCACCGTGTCCATCGAGGCCGCCGAAGGGGTGACCACCGGTATCTCCGCGGCCGACCGTGCGCGCACCGTGCAAGCCGCTGCCGCCAAAGACGCCAAGGCTGAAGACATCGTCAGCCCCGGTCACATCTTCCCGCTGATGGCCCAGGCCGGCGGTACGCTGGCCCGCGCCGGTCACACCGAAGCGGCCTGCGACCTGGCGCGCATGGCCGGTTTCGAGCCGAGCGGTGTGATCTGCGAAGTGATGAACGACGACGGCACCATGTCCCGTCGCGCCGAACTCGAAGCGTTTGCCGCCGAACACAACATCAAGATCGGCACCATCGCTGACCTGATCCACTACCGGATGATCCACGAACGTACCGTTCAGCGGATTGCCGAGCAGCCGCTGGACAGCGAATTGGGCCAGTTCAACCTGGTCACCTATCGTGATTCGGTAGAAGGCGACGTGCACATGGCCCTGACCCTGGGCACCGTGTGCGCCGAAGAGCCGACCCTGGTCCGGGTGCACAACATGGACCCGCTGCGTGACCTGTTGATGGTCAAACAACCGGGCCGCTGGAGCCTGCGCGCCGCCATGGCTGCGGTTGCCGAGGCTGGCAGCGGCGTGGTGCTGTTGCTCGGTCACCCGCTCGATGGCGACGTGTTGCTGGCGCATATCCGCGAAACCGCGGATCACAGCGCAGTGAAAAAACCGACCACCTACAGCATCGTCGGTGCCGGTTCGCAGATCCTTCGGGACCTGGGCGTGCGCAAAATGCGCCTGATGAGTGCGCCGATGAAATTTAATGCGATATCCGGTTTCGATCTGGAAGTTGTAGAATACGTGCCCTCCGAATAA
- a CDS encoding riboflavin synthase yields the protein MFTGIIESIGSIRALTPKGGDVRVYVETGKLDLSDVKLGDSIAVNGVCLTAVELPGNGFAADVSRETLDCTAMNDLKSGSPVNLEKALTPTTRLGGHLVSGHVDGVGEVVARTENARAVEFRIRAPKELAKYIAHKGSITVDGTSLTVNAVDGAEFLLTIIPHTLSETIMASYQPGRRVNLEVDLLARYLERLLLGDKAAEPAKSGNITESFLAENGYLNS from the coding sequence ATGTTTACCGGTATCATCGAATCCATCGGCAGTATTCGTGCATTGACCCCAAAAGGTGGAGATGTGCGGGTTTACGTAGAAACCGGCAAGCTCGACCTGAGCGACGTCAAGCTGGGCGACAGTATTGCCGTCAACGGCGTGTGCCTGACGGCGGTTGAATTGCCGGGCAATGGCTTTGCGGCGGACGTCAGTCGCGAAACCCTCGACTGCACCGCCATGAATGACCTCAAAAGCGGCAGCCCGGTCAATCTGGAAAAAGCCCTGACCCCGACCACCCGCCTTGGTGGGCACCTGGTCAGCGGTCACGTCGACGGTGTCGGCGAAGTGGTTGCCCGCACCGAAAATGCCCGCGCCGTGGAATTTCGCATCCGCGCGCCGAAAGAACTGGCCAAGTACATCGCCCACAAAGGCTCGATCACCGTCGACGGCACCAGCCTGACCGTGAACGCGGTCGATGGCGCCGAATTCCTGCTGACGATCATTCCGCACACCCTGAGCGAAACCATCATGGCGTCGTACCAGCCTGGTCGCCGGGTGAACCTGGAAGTCGACTTGCTGGCCCGTTATCTGGAGCGCCTGTTGTTGGGCGATAAGGCCGCAGAGCCTGCAAAGTCCGGCAACATTACCGAAAGCTTTCTGGCCGAGAACGGCTACCTCAATTCCTGA
- the ribD gene encoding bifunctional diaminohydroxyphosphoribosylaminopyrimidine deaminase/5-amino-6-(5-phosphoribosylamino)uracil reductase RibD → MTTSEEQAILDAHYMARALELARKGHYTTHPNPRVGCVVVRDGQIVGEGWHVRTGEPHAEVHALRAAGDKARGATAYVTLEPCSHHGRTPPCADALVNAGVARVVAAMQDPNPEVAGRGLQRLAQAGIATESGVLEGEARTLNQGFLKRMEHGLPFVRVKLAMSLDGRTAMESGESQWITGPAARSAVQRLRAQASVVLTGADTVLADNARLTVRADELGLDAEQTALAMSRPPLRVLIDGRLRVPLNAPFFKAGPALVATCVAVEEQYANGPECLIVPGDDGQVDLHQLLVELANRGVNDVLVEAGPRLAGAFAQLGLVDEFQIFIAGKFLGSSARPLLDWPLAQMKDAPELKITEIRAVGDDWRVTAIPVPLASV, encoded by the coding sequence ATGACCACTTCTGAGGAACAAGCCATCCTCGACGCCCATTACATGGCCCGGGCTCTGGAACTGGCGCGCAAAGGTCATTACACGACGCATCCCAACCCCCGGGTTGGCTGCGTGGTGGTGCGCGACGGGCAGATTGTCGGCGAAGGCTGGCATGTGCGCACCGGCGAGCCCCACGCCGAAGTCCACGCCCTGCGCGCCGCTGGCGACAAGGCGCGGGGCGCCACGGCTTACGTGACGCTTGAGCCTTGCAGCCACCACGGCCGTACGCCGCCCTGCGCCGATGCGCTGGTGAATGCCGGTGTGGCACGCGTCGTTGCGGCGATGCAGGACCCGAACCCGGAAGTTGCCGGTCGCGGTCTGCAACGTCTGGCCCAGGCCGGTATCGCCACTGAAAGCGGCGTGCTGGAAGGCGAGGCGCGCACGCTCAATCAAGGCTTCCTTAAACGCATGGAACACGGCTTGCCGTTCGTGCGGGTCAAGTTGGCCATGAGCCTGGACGGTCGCACGGCGATGGAAAGCGGTGAAAGCCAATGGATCACCGGCCCCGCGGCGCGTTCGGCGGTACAGCGCTTGCGCGCCCAGGCCAGCGTGGTGCTGACCGGCGCCGACACGGTGCTGGCGGACAACGCCCGTTTAACTGTGCGTGCCGACGAGTTGGGTCTGGACGCTGAGCAGACCGCGTTGGCCATGAGCCGTCCACCGCTTCGCGTGCTGATCGACGGTCGCCTGCGGGTGCCGCTGAATGCACCGTTCTTCAAGGCGGGTCCTGCACTGGTCGCCACGTGTGTCGCGGTGGAAGAACAGTACGCCAACGGCCCGGAATGCCTGATCGTGCCGGGCGATGATGGCCAGGTCGATCTGCATCAGTTGCTGGTCGAACTCGCCAACCGTGGCGTCAATGACGTGTTGGTCGAAGCCGGCCCGCGACTGGCTGGCGCGTTTGCCCAGCTCGGGCTGGTGGACGAATTCCAGATCTTCATCGCCGGCAAGTTTCTCGGTTCCTCGGCCCGTCCCTTGCTGGACTGGCCACTGGCGCAGATGAAAGATGCGCCTGAGCTCAAAATCACCGAAATTCGTGCGGTTGGCGATGACTGGCGAGTCACTGCCATTCCTGTGCCATTGGCGAGCGTATAA
- the nrdR gene encoding transcriptional regulator NrdR, with translation MHCPFCGANDTKVIDSRLVAEGEQVRRRRECLACGERFTTFETAELVLPRLIKTDGSRQPFDEEKLRAGMQRALEKRPVSVERLESSLVHIKHKLRATGEREVKSLVVGELVMAELKKLDEVAYIRFASVYRRFQDLNEFREEIDRLAREPVKE, from the coding sequence ATGCACTGTCCCTTCTGCGGTGCCAACGACACCAAGGTCATCGACTCGCGTCTGGTCGCCGAGGGCGAACAGGTGCGCCGCCGGCGTGAATGCCTGGCCTGCGGCGAACGTTTCACGACGTTTGAAACCGCTGAACTGGTGTTGCCGCGCCTGATCAAAACCGACGGCAGTCGCCAGCCGTTCGACGAAGAAAAACTCCGCGCCGGCATGCAGCGGGCGCTGGAGAAGCGCCCGGTGAGTGTCGAGCGCCTCGAATCGTCGCTGGTGCACATCAAACACAAGTTGCGCGCCACCGGCGAACGCGAGGTCAAATCCCTCGTGGTCGGCGAACTGGTGATGGCCGAGCTGAAGAAGCTTGATGAAGTCGCCTATATCCGCTTCGCTTCGGTGTACCGACGCTTCCAGGACCTCAACGAGTTCCGCGAAGAGATCGATCGCCTCGCCCGTGAACCGGTGAAAGAATGA
- a CDS encoding YbaY family lipoprotein — translation MSLRPLILLSLFSLLVACGSDAPKPQPPTPGPAPQQAQKKAKASAELGPLPAYQRELSGTLQGVPAGAEVELALLVVDEKDRPQQLLASSNLIGTHQVLPFRLRFNPESFPAGARVELRGRASQSGQLILHLPAQMITQPTTQALGQLQFVKAP, via the coding sequence ATGTCTTTACGACCACTCATTTTGCTCAGTCTTTTCAGCCTGTTGGTGGCCTGTGGCAGCGATGCGCCCAAGCCCCAGCCGCCAACGCCCGGCCCTGCACCGCAACAGGCGCAGAAGAAAGCCAAGGCGTCGGCCGAACTCGGTCCGCTGCCGGCTTATCAACGTGAATTGAGCGGCACCCTGCAGGGCGTGCCGGCCGGTGCCGAAGTCGAACTGGCGTTGCTGGTGGTCGACGAAAAGGATCGCCCGCAACAATTGCTCGCCAGTTCCAACCTGATCGGCACCCATCAAGTGTTGCCGTTTCGCCTGCGTTTCAACCCTGAATCCTTTCCAGCCGGTGCCCGCGTCGAGCTTCGCGGCCGCGCCAGTCAGTCCGGCCAGTTGATCCTGCATCTGCCGGCGCAAATGATCACACAGCCAACCACCCAGGCATTGGGTCAGTTGCAATTCGTCAAAGCACCATGA
- a CDS encoding class I SAM-dependent methyltransferase translates to MIAPLDLQQALSELLGDAQLVACELPGTELKLWLIDGDNMDRAFSPEETRRILHEPPYWSFCWASGLAVARYLAEHRQWVEGKRVLDFGAGSGVAAIAAVKAGALEVVACDLDPLAIAACRANAELNGVQLNYSTDFFAEADRFDLILVADVLYDRANLPLLDEFLSRGREALVADSRVRDFRHPLYRRIEMLEAMTLPDLAEPEEFRHVSLYHATRT, encoded by the coding sequence ATGATTGCACCGCTCGACCTGCAACAGGCGCTAAGTGAACTGCTCGGCGATGCACAGCTTGTAGCCTGTGAGTTACCCGGCACCGAGCTGAAACTCTGGCTGATCGACGGCGATAACATGGACCGAGCCTTCAGCCCGGAAGAAACCCGGCGGATTCTCCACGAGCCGCCGTACTGGAGTTTCTGCTGGGCCAGTGGGCTGGCCGTGGCTCGCTATCTCGCCGAGCACCGGCAATGGGTCGAAGGTAAACGAGTGCTGGATTTCGGCGCCGGCTCAGGGGTCGCCGCGATTGCGGCGGTGAAAGCCGGGGCGCTGGAAGTGGTGGCCTGTGACCTGGACCCGCTGGCGATTGCCGCGTGTCGGGCGAATGCCGAACTCAATGGCGTGCAACTCAACTACTCGACGGATTTTTTCGCCGAGGCCGATCGGTTTGATCTGATTCTGGTGGCCGATGTGCTCTACGACCGGGCGAATCTGCCGTTGCTCGACGAGTTTCTCAGCCGTGGTCGGGAAGCGTTGGTGGCGGATTCGCGGGTGAGGGATTTCCGCCATCCGTTGTATCGGCGCATTGAAATGCTGGAAGCGATGACCTTGCCGGATCTGGCCGAGCCTGAAGAGTTTCGGCATGTGAGTCTTTACCACGCCACCCGGACATGA
- the trxA gene encoding thioredoxin, producing MSQETPYIFDATTADFDQSVIENSFHKPVLVDFWAEWCAPCKALMPMLQTIAESYQGELLLAKINCDIEQDIVARFGIRSLPTVVLFKDGQPVDGFAGAQPESAVRTMLEPHVQMPPPAAADPFEQAQALFDDGRYADAEATLKVLLAEDNTNAKALILYARCLTERGELSEAQIVLDAVKTDEHKAALAGAKAQIQFLGQARDLPDAADLKARLAKDPQDDEAVYQLAIQQLARQQYDAALDALLKLFIRNRSYSEGLPHKTLLQVFELLGNDHPLVTTYRRKLFAALY from the coding sequence ATGAGTCAGGAAACGCCGTACATTTTCGACGCCACGACTGCCGATTTCGACCAGTCGGTGATCGAGAACTCTTTTCACAAACCGGTGCTGGTGGATTTCTGGGCCGAATGGTGTGCGCCGTGCAAGGCCTTGATGCCGATGCTGCAAACCATCGCCGAGAGCTATCAGGGCGAGTTGCTGCTGGCCAAGATCAACTGCGACATCGAGCAGGACATTGTGGCGCGCTTCGGCATTCGCAGCCTGCCGACGGTGGTGCTGTTCAAGGACGGTCAGCCGGTGGACGGCTTTGCCGGTGCACAACCGGAATCGGCTGTGCGCACCATGCTCGAACCCCACGTGCAAATGCCGCCGCCCGCCGCTGCCGACCCGTTCGAACAGGCTCAGGCGCTGTTCGATGATGGCCGCTACGCCGACGCCGAAGCCACGCTCAAAGTATTGCTGGCTGAAGACAACACCAATGCCAAGGCGCTGATTCTCTATGCCCGCTGCCTCACCGAGCGCGGTGAACTGAGTGAAGCGCAAATCGTGCTTGATGCGGTCAAGACCGATGAGCACAAGGCCGCGCTGGCCGGCGCCAAGGCGCAGATCCAGTTCCTCGGCCAGGCCAGGGATTTGCCGGATGCGGCAGACCTGAAAGCGCGCCTGGCGAAAGATCCGCAAGACGATGAGGCGGTCTATCAACTGGCTATCCAGCAACTGGCCCGTCAGCAATACGACGCGGCGCTGGATGCCTTGCTGAAACTGTTCATCCGCAATCGCAGCTACAGCGAAGGCTTGCCGCACAAGACCTTGCTGCAGGTGTTCGAACTGCTGGGCAACGATCACCCGCTGGTGACCACGTACCGTCGCAAGTTGTTTGCTGCGCTTTATTAA
- a CDS encoding DUF2796 domain-containing protein, which produces MRRLLLALPFALLPLAVAHGAVEHDHDHDEHGSLSAHEHGVGRLNAALDGQTLELELESPAMNLVGFEHAATTDADKAKVAAVRAQLEKPLVLFNLPKAAGCVIATQELESPLFGDKPDADDHDEEDAKDGHEHHRDHSEIHAHYQFSCSAPGALKTLDLANIFNTFPATQKIQVQLISPSGQQGVEVTAKAAALKF; this is translated from the coding sequence ATGCGCCGTCTGCTGCTCGCTTTGCCGTTTGCCCTGTTGCCGCTGGCTGTCGCCCATGGGGCTGTCGAGCATGATCATGATCACGATGAACACGGCAGCCTCAGCGCCCACGAACATGGCGTCGGTCGCCTGAACGCGGCGCTGGATGGCCAGACGCTGGAGCTGGAACTGGAAAGCCCGGCGATGAACCTGGTGGGTTTCGAACATGCCGCCACCACCGATGCCGACAAGGCCAAAGTCGCCGCCGTCCGCGCGCAACTGGAAAAACCGCTGGTGCTGTTCAACCTGCCGAAAGCCGCCGGTTGCGTAATCGCGACTCAGGAACTGGAAAGCCCGTTGTTCGGCGACAAGCCGGATGCCGATGATCATGACGAAGAAGACGCCAAGGACGGTCACGAGCATCACCGCGACCACAGCGAGATCCACGCCCATTACCAATTCAGCTGCTCGGCCCCGGGCGCGCTGAAGACCCTGGACCTGGCGAATATCTTCAACACATTCCCGGCCACCCAGAAAATTCAGGTACAACTGATCAGCCCGAGCGGGCAGCAAGGGGTTGAAGTGACGGCCAAGGCTGCCGCCCTGAAATTCTGA
- a CDS encoding ABC transporter ATP-binding protein translates to MTQALIELSDLGFSWPGHPPLLDIPAFRLMPGETLFLKGPSGSGKTTLLGLLGGVQKPDRGNIRLLGQELTELSAGARDHFRVDHTGYIFQQFNLLPFLSVRENVELPCHFSKLRAERAKQRHGSVDQAAATLLAHLGLTDQNLLGRRADSLSIGQQQRVAAARALIGQPELVIADEPTSALDYDARENFIRLLFAECREAGSSLLFVSHDQSLAPLFDRHLSLADLNRAATPSEV, encoded by the coding sequence ATGACCCAAGCACTCATCGAACTGTCCGACCTGGGCTTCAGTTGGCCCGGTCATCCGCCGCTGCTGGACATCCCGGCGTTTCGCCTTATGCCAGGTGAAACCCTCTTTCTCAAAGGCCCCAGCGGCAGCGGCAAGACCACTCTGCTGGGCCTGCTCGGTGGCGTGCAAAAGCCTGATCGCGGCAACATTCGCCTGCTCGGCCAAGAGTTGACCGAACTCTCTGCCGGCGCCCGCGACCACTTCCGCGTCGATCACACCGGCTACATCTTCCAGCAGTTCAATTTGCTGCCGTTCCTCTCGGTGCGCGAGAACGTCGAATTACCCTGCCACTTCTCCAAACTGCGCGCCGAACGGGCGAAACAGCGTCACGGCAGCGTCGATCAGGCCGCAGCTACCCTGCTCGCCCACTTGGGTTTGACCGATCAAAACCTGCTCGGCCGCCGCGCCGATTCGCTGTCCATCGGCCAGCAGCAACGGGTCGCCGCCGCACGTGCGTTGATCGGTCAGCCGGAACTGGTGATCGCCGACGAACCGACCTCGGCGCTGGACTACGACGCCCGCGAGAACTTCATTCGCCTGCTGTTCGCCGAATGCCGCGAAGCCGGGTCGAGCCTGTTGTTTGTCAGCCATGACCAGAGCCTCGCTCCGCTGTTCGATCGCCACCTGTCGCTGGCCGATCTCAATCGCGCCGCCACCCCGTCCGAGGTCTGA